gctgcagagatgtcgagaagggctaggaggaacgattgtcctttatcaaagccaatgtaTATTTGATCAAGgaatgagatgaggagggtttcggtattgtgttcttttcggaaaccgtattgtgacgggtgtaggatattatggtcttctaggtaatttgaaagttgcttatttacgattttctccatgatcttagctacaaaCGATATATTTGAAAAGGGGCGGTAGTTGTTGAGGTCGCCCgggtccaggttcggttttttgagtatgggtttgagggtggccgATTTGAGAGCATCTGGGAATATGCGTTCTatcagctgaggatcctggaaggtatTAAACTATTGTGTCCCTCTCAAAATGGGTTCCCAGATTAGTTCCTCTGATGACCTAGTCTCCTAACAGAAGAAGCTTTCTTTCATGACATTTGATAATGTTAAAGGGTTTCTGAGTGAATTGAGTGTCTTCTTCCTTTCTGGTCAACACTTCAGTTCCATTGCTGAAGCAGCTGCATTTCCAATTCAGAAAAGGCATTATGAAAGTTTATCATCGGCGAGAGTGGGCATGTCTCTGTCACAGGCCTTATTTTAACAGAGCCCCCTggaatccatttattcctggattCTTGACTCCTCTGTGGAAGTGGGGTGGATATCCTGGATGCTGCTCAGTTGAAACCGGGTATCCCTGGGTCACAgatcttattctaccagagcccactgtaatacatGTTTTCCTGGATTTTCAAATCATTTATGGGAATTGGGGGTGACattctggatgttgagaggtatGGGAGATTTTTCGGAGGCTAGGCAATTCCTCTTTCAGatgagtcagctcctttttcattgcagacagctaAAAGCAAATTGGACAACCCTTAAGTTTCCAAATGTTGTGCTTTTGGACATAAGAACTacaattgttacactgtataAAGACATTCTGATAGTGAGTGTCAGGAAGATTTGTATAAGGTTCGCTTGACTAACGTAAAAGTTGTTGGATTATTACTTAAGTCTAATATGATTCACTTAAGTCCTtggaaaaaatgatttaagaagaaAACACCCTAGGGGTGGATGGGAAGGAAAACAAAAGGTTAACGCCCCTTTACTTCTCCCTTTAAAAAACACagggaattaaaaataaaagctacAAAAAGAATCTTATATTTTAACTGctagaaaaaaattcaaaagccaCGTAACacacaggggtggattggcctatcgggggatcgggcatcccctggtgggctggttgcgctagtcacgtggtctgttgaacgcggccgtgacagagctgcgctcaccagaccacatggtatctcctgggccggcctgggtggcgaatccctGGGTCAGTCTTCATTGGGAATCCGCCGCTGGTAACACAGATAGGCAGAATCTAACAGCAGAAATAATGAGCAATATAGTggtaaagttaaaataaaattacactGCAAAAATGTATCCCAACTGCAATGTCAGGGAAGCTGTTCAGTCCTCAACCGAGCCACATGTGCTTAGTATTCTGGTACTTTGAAGCTAAGGTACTTTATTCCTGGTGATTTAACCTTTGGAAACAGGCTAATATTTAAAGGTATTTTTCTAGCCATTTCTAAAGCAGAATGTGCCTCTGTTCTTCATTAATATTCTTTTGATGATTAAGCAAATGCTTACataatttcttgattttgtttttaggtCAACATTTATTGCAGAGATGCATCTGTACTACCTTCCGTTCTTTGTGGTATTGATTAGTGGCATCCAATGTACATATGATTATTATGCTCAAATGTATCCTCCAGAAGATGATTACAGCTATGCTCATGCATTTTTTAGTGCATCAGCAGCAAACTGTGCACCAGAGTGCAACTGTCCTTCAAATTATCCTACTGCCATGTACTGTAATGAGCTCAAACTGAAGAGTATTCCAGTTATTCCATCTGGAATTAAGTATCTGTATCTCCAAAACAATCAGATTGAGTCCATCGAAGACAATACATTTGATAATGTGACTGATCTGCAGTGGTTGATTATGGACTATAACCACTTATCCAATgctaaaatacagaaaaatgcatTCTCTAAACTCAAACAACTGAAGAAATTGCATATTAACTTTAACAACCTGACTGAACCTGTTGGACCACTTCCAAAAACCATGACTGATCTGCAGTTTGCTCACAATCAAATCTCAAAAATCACACCTAATGTATTAGAAGGTCTAGTGAACGTGACCATGATTGATCTACAACACAATGATCTGAAAGATGATTCTATTGCTGGTGCTTTTAAAGGTCTGAATTCACTTGAACACCTTGACTTGAGCTTCAATAAACTCACAAAAGTACCTCTTGGGCTTCCTGCTTCCCTACAGATTTTATATCTTGATAACAACCAAATCACCAGTATTCCCAACGACTACTTTCAAGGTTTTCAAAGTATAAAATATTTCCGTTTGTCTCACAATAAACTGGCAGATGCTGGTGTGCCTGGCAATCTTTTTAACGTCTCTTCCCTACTTGAGCTGGATCTTTCCTTTAATGAACTAAACAGTATTCCAACCGTCAATGAAGGTCTAGAAAATCTCTACTTACAGGCCAACAACATCAATAGTAAGTTATATTTACATATTTGTACaatgttgttttatttatatgAGGATGCAATCAAGATACCTTTCACGATTACAACTTTTAGAACTGTCTTTAAACAATAAAGCATGACAGGAAGTTCTGATGCTGTTACAGATCTAGTTAATTTCACCCACCCTGTGTCAGTATcttacagtattactttactctAAAATGTATTGCAGTTACATTCTCAAGATCAGttaggaaaaaaagcaaaaatgacaTATCTCACATGCAGTGATAACAAATATAAAAGGTATACTCCCACCAAGGGGTGTGGGAGTGGCATTCTTGTAGACATGATAGTGTCTGCCTGACCAGTGTGAAACTTAGCAATTGTAACTCCCACAGCTCACTCTCAAATCGCACCATAGCACAACACCCTGCCTCCCGTTGTTTTGTCTGACATATGAGGTcaaagagagacagagggatggaTGCAATCTCCCTAGAAGACATTCTTACTATACTTCATAAAGGAATgcctaaaaaaacaataaatgggGACAAAAACATTAAGGAAGGAATTTTTAAAGGCGTTTCACTTATAAAActagcatacacacacacgcaagaagcgtacgtgcatatatgctattttataaatgttgcgagtgtgtgtgtattttcagTTCATGTGTACATTTATTACTAGGAAAAAAAGGAGTGGTCTAGTGGTGTTGCAGGGCGGGGTTCTAAAGTGCAGATagtaattgctattttataaaagttataCATTACCAAATGTATTTAGGATACTTTTTTCATGCAAgggaaattggacttgtctgagTATTTGGGAGGGAGGATTGGATGAACTGGCAGGGGTTTAGGATGACATGCTAGAGAGTCTAGATGAAGTggagaaggcctggatgaactggtagaggtatcTGCAAAATGATGATTCCAAGCGCTTGCGTAAggttttttcaaaatggtatataagcacactttataaaatatctgtctCTGTGTTTAATTTTAGGTGTTTTTTCAtgcagtgtcacaattatttcacatgtaaaatatatgcatacataaaatgggaagagaaagtattcattttcttgcattggaaatatatatGAGTACTGAACCATATGCACATACGTTTTGAGTTGaaatatgtgatattttataaactgtgcggctcccatcacagattataaaatgctagcattaaTCTTTTCACATATACTTAACGCTTGCAAATGCTGTACCTGGATACATTTGAAGGTTGGGCTCCAGTCCCTACATCTCATTTTGcaaacacacaattaaaaatatagGTCTACTGCCGTACACACTCCATGAAGCTTGGACTACTTTAAAGTTTCTTTCAACCTTCTACACAAATAGACAAAAGCTGGGGGATTCCTGACAGAGAAAGAAACCTCATCCAGGTTTCCGTTCCAAAGAAGCCTTGATAAGGTTCCTGCTTGGAGCCCCTCATGGTCATTCCAGGCACTACTCCCCTTCCTGAAGCTCCAGGGACTCTGATCCTGAGCCGTGGACTGTCTGAGCAGAGAGCCAGAAGGAGTCTAATCTTTTTATTCAACCCCAAACCCTTAGAAACCTCCCACTGGGAATGTCGGGAAAACTAATACCTCTTTCTTGTTGACCTCATTGCTAATTGTCTATGGTGATACTTGTATCCCTAGTAAGGAATATTTAAACCCCTTTATACACATAagagaaaataatgaaaataacaGTACTGCCTAAGGGCTGGTTGGGCAGTACTGGTTGGGCAGTACTGCTAAATTTGTCAGAAAAGGGAATACTCTAGAGCTGCTCGGGGGTAGCTTTTCAGTTTAgccagtcagcatggattttcagcattaactggataaattagcTGAAGAACTCCAGTCTTACCCACAGCTGCCCTGAATCTAACCAGACAAATGTTATCAGGATAGATTTAGATAAAAATTTCAGCTGCAAACCTAGTTGGTTAGGTTTAATTGAAAATTCAGCTGAAGAGAACCAGGTAAAATTACCTATTTGCTTCTGCTGCTCAGTGGCTTATTGAATATTGATCCTTTAAAAAAAGATTAATACTTCAGAAGGTCTGCTGGCTGAGTAAAAACGAAGCATGCTGGGAGCCATACCTAGGGCATAATATCACTTTGTCTGGCCTGCACAGATCACTGCCCAGACAAAGTCATCCAGATAACTCCAATTGAAAAATCACTGCCCTAAAATTACCCTAAAGTTAGCTTTATCCAAATATATTAAATGGCATTTTTACCAGgataaatgctgctgaatatccaagtaAATTTTACTGTATAAAATTGTCTGAGTAATTTACCAGCTCTGCAGATCTTTGAATATGGCTTTCTTAGTCCATAATATTAATTAGAAGGTGACTATACTAAACATGAACATCGTCTCTCTTACTGACATGGCCACATTAAAGAGTTTTGCATGTGTAGGGGTCATTAAAGAATCCCagctgttacgattctgcttgtgggaacaagcccacaagcagcctctcacctttcctctctTCTGCCAGCCAGCCCCCCGATGTCATTGCTGTTCCCTTGCGGTCCGGAGACCACCCACGTTCAGCTTCCGCACGGCAGGCCTTGCCGCCGTGCCTccatgcagcccggaggccgtcGCTGCTCTCTGGAACCGCCGCGCTtccttgcggccaggaggccgctgtCGCTGTTccttgcagcctggaggctgccctgaAGTCCTTagtcttcgcggcagggagcaGCCGATGTCAGCGCTGTTCTCGCGGCACGAAGTGCCACCATCgttgctcctcttctgcagccaggaggccgccccaGAGCTCCTCTTTGCGGCCCGGAGGTCGCTGACATTCTCCCTCTTCCAGCGCTGGGAGAACTGCCATCTTCAGGCTTCTCTTCTGTGGCAGGAAGCTGCCCTTAAAGCTGGGCCCTGCTTCTTGGCCTAGTGctgcttcagctcctcttctCAGCATCGCTGCTCTCCAGGGTTCTGCCTCCTATCTCCTTAGGTGCAAGGTCGCACCTCCTCTCCTGATTTAAAAGGCCAGCAGTGGGCAGTCCTTCTGAGCTCCTCCTGCTGATGTCCTTAgacgtttcctcttcagccccaTAAAGAGAGCCTTCCTTCATTCCatcttcgccttcgcaaggagttgatCACGGAGTCGGACCTCTCCTGGAttttcagttccagctcttcattccagagtcctccgtgatccctcttcactttttcaaggcactctgttccttgttggtcctccttgtctttgttcatggttcctgaaccttcattgtcatcttcattccatgtcctggtctctcgatggatcccgtcctcttgtcttcagatgtcctgatgtctccgtgtcTCCATGTCCAGACGTTTTTCTGTCTCCGGATGTCCCGAAGTCcctttgtcttcagatgtccagacGTCTTAGTCTTCTGATATCTTCATCCGTCATGTTCCAGACGTCCCTGAGGTCTTCCTctctagaggtccctgatgtccagatgccatagatgtccaaATGCCATAGATGTCCAGTTgcctagatgtcctgatgtcctgaggTACCGGTGTCCTTTCATATCCAATGTCCTACATTAcagccctgatgttccaagtcctaaTCCTGAAGTACCATCAGTCCTCAAGCTCCAGGTTCAGCTTCACCTCACCacagtccttgtcttcagctgaaCTTCCTGGGAATAAATCCATTTCTATCCggtgtctgagtttggtggctggaACCCTCTTCTGGTTGGATCTCTCTTCGAGCACTGCCCAGATTCCTCTtttgtcctgagcctcagtcctgtgcTTGTTCTGCTCTCCGCATGGTTTGCGACTAGCCtcctcaggttgtgtagggtgcgccaagggacagggtggtccgtgaccagcccatgtcAGCTGTGTAGGTGTTGCGTTCaggcctgctcttcgccctcactccaccctctctacctctgtggggactccctccgggcctgatggacggcttgctgccgcggcgtctccatgccgcttctttctgatgtccccggaccagctcgacactgcggatccgccatgttcctgatgacgtagggcatgcACATGCGCGTGctctgaagtatgtaccagcaacggcgtgaacctcaggggcatccccctgtattgacgtcatctgcttccaacatataAGGTCTTCACTTGCACttactattcgagttagcaaggactctggTGGATTGATTGCAGGGATTCATCTGGACCTGCTTCTCTCCTACgcttctctgcctcctcggacttaccaggggaacccgctccttgggggcctcattctcttttcttgatttcagattgcagacaggaaccggtactcgctcctcgagggcctatgttcctgaagactctctattacctggaagcgatcgcagatacagacattgtaagttactatttcagattacagataggaaccagtactcaatcctcaagggcccatgttcctaaatacTCTGTAGATTCTCTACTGTttagaagctatcgcagatacagacattgtgagttactatttaaGATTactgataggaaccggtactcgctcctcgagggcccatgttcctaaacactctgaagattctctactgtctagaagctatcgcaggtacagacatttgtgggttactatttcagattacagataggaaccggtactcacgcctcaagggcccatgttacTGAAGaccctgaagattctctactgcctagaagctactACAGATACAGACAATAGTGAGTtgccaccactctctcagagctttccctgggaccaggtactcgctccttgagggcttaactctttccagctactgagacTTCTTAAaattctatgtgagattgtcatctactactggctatgtatacagcataccctgtctattcactatctatagtctctctacagctcagcagccctgggatcgcagttccagtatctgatggacatcagccctgccgggcataccagctcactactgccacctctggtggatctactaacctgtctaataaaagaactatctgtatctgtctccatacacgagcctagccggtggtccctctcaggatatcctcttgggggcactgtcatctgccatcagcccaaggattcacctatttactacagtgtgctcactcctcccacttcaggagctgagcataacagagtgctagctctcatCTATGTCTCCACCCATCAGACATCAGAACCATAAAAGATTTCAACTCAGCACAGAGATTATAACAgagtgccaactcctcccctctggaagagcaaacctctaacagatcgctaactcctccctcctggggagctcactcataacagattgctaactcctcctctctggagaaGCAGATCATAacagtagggcgccctgaggggcagCGCCTGTCtgtctctgagtatcctgagtccttatcctctTCTGAGTCTTCCCCAGTTCCAAGCCCTCATTGGAGTATCTGGATCCTCACCCCACTCTCTGGAATCCATCTCTGATCTTCATCTACGTCTGAACGTCCcatgtctgagttccaagctacctcatgtccttgtctcatctgagttccaagctaccttTGTCCTCATCTCTTctgagttccgagttccaagtttccaagtgtcctcgtctcttccaagttccatgtttcCTCTTGTTCTCATCTCGTCTGAGCCTTAAAGTGACCTTGACTCATCTGAACTCCCAAGTACCAAGTGTCCTCATTTCGTCTGAGCAACCAAGTACCAAgcgtcctcatctcgtctgagtcccaagctcTACATGTCTTCatctcatagtggataacacaggtgtcatagtggataacacattgaaatcgtcggtacagtgtgctgcggcagtcaaaaaagcaaacagaatgttgggaattattagaaagggaatggtgaataaaacggaaaatgtcataatgcctctgtatcgctccatggtgagaccgcaccttgaatactgtgtacaattctggtcgccgcatctcaaaaaagatataattgcgatggagaaggtacagagaagggctaccaaaatgataaggggaatggaacagctcccctatgaggaaagactaaagaggttaggacttttcagcttggagaagagacggctgaggggggatatgatagaggtgtttaaaatcatgagaggtctagaacgggtagatgtgaatcggttatttactctttcggatagtagaaagactagggggcactccatgaagttagcatggggcacatttaaaactaatcggagaaagttcttttttactcaacgcacaattaaactctggaatttgttgccagaggatgtggttagtgcagttagtatagctgtgtttaaaaaaggattggataagttcttggaggagaagtccattacctgctattaagttcacttagagaatagccactgccattagcaaaggtaacatggaatagacttagtttttggataattgccaggttcttatggcctggattggccactgttggaaacaagatgctgggcttgatggacccttggtctgacccagtatggcattttcttatgttcttatgttcatctgagCCTCCGAGCTTCCTCGTCTTGTTCTAGTCCTCAAGCCTAGTCCAAGGCCGAGGTTccatcttgttccaagttccagtaccatcgcctgtcctcgacctctgtccgtcctgccaCATCTGCCGCCCCAGAGACCAGctttgcgttgttgggtctctactggtgcatgcaggttcggcagaggaGCCTGCTCCTTCCATGCTTAGACACATCTTGCCTGCCGCGATgcttccatggagctcctctctgcagtcacgtcgtgttccaagggcacacatcttcCCAGAATCGGgagcgctccctagcgctccttCCAACAGATTCCAACACTAACATCttgcctgtgttctgcatattaTAAAAATCACACTGGGAATGCACACAAGAGTTGTCGTTTCTTAACTTATTAAACTCCTTAATCCAGTAAACAATATAATCTCTTTTCATTTCGATTAATAATCATAATCTGCAAAAGTGCTGAAAAAGAGATGAGTCATTCAAGGGAGCAGTATTTGATGGGAAGTGAAATACTGATGTGAATCAAATAAAAAGAGAGATCTCAGGTTGATCATATATGATGATACTGAGATATACAAACAGTGTGACAAAGTAGTGGGAAGAGCTGGAAGAATGGTAGGGTGCATAAGGAGAGGTAATAGCAGTAGAAAAatagaggtgataatgcctctgtacaggcaATTGGTAAGACTTCATCTGCAGAATTTTGTCCAGTGCTGATGGCCATACACTGCCAAAAGGGTATAGACCAAccagaggcagttcagagaagggctactaaaatggtgcaaagtctgcatcaTATAAATCCTATGAAATGAGACTTTTGGACTTAAATATGCATACTCTGGAAGTGAGGACACAGCCATTCCAAAACCTGAAAAGCATTAATGTACAACAAGCAAGCATTCTTCAAATGACTGgaaattctagaacaaggggCCATAAAATGCAGCTCAAAGGGATTAGGACTCATGAG
This genomic interval from Rhinatrema bivittatum chromosome 4, aRhiBiv1.1, whole genome shotgun sequence contains the following:
- the LUM gene encoding lumican, whose product is MHLYYLPFFVVLISGIQCTYDYYAQMYPPEDDYSYAHAFFSASAANCAPECNCPSNYPTAMYCNELKLKSIPVIPSGIKYLYLQNNQIESIEDNTFDNVTDLQWLIMDYNHLSNAKIQKNAFSKLKQLKKLHINFNNLTEPVGPLPKTMTDLQFAHNQISKITPNVLEGLVNVTMIDLQHNDLKDDSIAGAFKGLNSLEHLDLSFNKLTKVPLGLPASLQILYLDNNQITSIPNDYFQGFQSIKYFRLSHNKLADAGVPGNLFNVSSLLELDLSFNELNSIPTVNEGLENLYLQANNINKVKVSSFCKTIGPLEYSRIKHLRLDGNNITQAEVPQEIHTCLRQASEIDLV